The following proteins are encoded in a genomic region of Ictalurus furcatus strain D&B chromosome 6, Billie_1.0, whole genome shotgun sequence:
- the cmklr2 gene encoding chemerin-like receptor 2, with amino-acid sequence MMDLEETDYGNVSYEYMEYGDFEELKEETYVQKETLHIISVVIYSLAFVTGVTGNGIVIWVTAFKFKRTVSSVWLQNLAIADFVFVLFLPFSIDYVLRDFNWIFGWVMCKLNSFVCTMNMYASVLFLTVLTLDHYISLVHLSWYQMFRTVKRAWGVCALTWVMSSLLSSPALIFRDTLQYHKKVVCFNNFHDDPNVSKVRHISMVTLRTLVGFLLPFLTISVTAILLVRKMKQFSNVRFSRFSKMISAVIVAFFLCWAPFHTFSLMELTMHHSLSLGHVLTVGFPLATSLAFFNSCINPILYGLLNKKVWAIVKGSFISLTKNSLREVSHNLSATETASLPPSCSPEEPSPYTSV; translated from the coding sequence ATGATGGACCTGGAGGAAACTGATTATGGCAATGTCTCTTATGAATATATGGAGTATGGGGACTTTGAAGAGTTGAAAGAAGAGACTTATGTCCAGAAGGAAACTCTACATATTATTTCTGTGGTCATCTATTCTTTAGCGTTTGTGACTGGTGTAACTGGGAATGGCATTGTGATCTGGGTCACTGCTTTCAAATTCAAACGGACAGTTAGCAGTGTGTGGCTGCAGAACCTTGCTAttgctgattttgtttttgtccttTTCCTACCTTTCTCCATTGATTATGTGCTGCGTGACTTTAATTGGATCTTTGGCTGGGTAATGTGCAAACTGAACTCTTTTGTGTGTACAATGAACATGTACGCTAGTGTGCTGTTCCTCACTGTGCTCACTCTGGACCACTACATTTCTCTCGTGCACCTTAGTTGGTACCAAATGTTCCGTACGGTGAAGCGGGCCTGGGGAGTCTGTGCATTGACCTGGGTCATGTCCAGCCTCTTAAGCAGTCCAGCTCTAATATTTAGAGATACACTACAATATCACAAAAAGGTTGTGTGTTTCAACAACTTCCATGATGATCCAAATGTCAGTAAGGTGAGACACATTTCTATGGTAACTCTCCGCACCCTAGTTGGCTTCCTCCTGCCATTCCTCACCATCAGTGTGACTGCTATATTATTGGTTAGAAAGATGAAGCAGTTCAGCAATGTACGCTTCTCCAGATTCTCCAAAATGATCTCAGCAGTTATCGTCGCTTTCTTCCTATGCTGGGCGCCATTCCACACCTTTAGCCTCATGGAGCTCACTATGCACCACTCACTCTCGCTGGGTCATGTCCTGACTGTGGGCTTCCCTCTGGCCACCAGCTTGGCTTTCTTCAACAGCTGCATCAATCCCATACTCTATGGGCTGCTCAATAAGAAAGTGTGGGCAATTGTCAAGGGTTCCTTCATAAGTCTCACTAAGAACTCACTGAGAGAGGTCAGCCACAACCTATCTGCCACTGAGACAGCTTCACTTCCACCCAGCTGCTCACCTGAAGAGCCCTCTCCCTACACTAGTGTCTGA